TCATGGGTTTCCGCTCACCCGCCCGCGAACGGCGGGAGCACCTCTACGGTGCCCCCCTCGGTCAGCAGGACGGCGTCGTGCGGGCGCTTGCCCACCGGCTCGTGGTTCACGAGGAAGGAGCAGCGCAGCAGGACCCGGGTCAGTTCCCCGGGGTGGCGTTCCCGCACGGCGTCGAGCGCCTCGGCCAGTGTGCGCGCCGAGTACGGCTCCTCCGCCGTCTTGGCCGCGGCCTTGGCCGCCGCCCAGTAGCGGATGGTTCCGGTTGCCACTGCAGCTCCTATCGTCGGCTCTCTACCGTCCGCCTCCATGATGGCCCCTCGGGCGGCCGACCCCGGCGTGCTTCCGCGCGCCCCGGGTGCGCCCGGTCGGCCCTCCGGCACAGCTCGCAGGGCCCCCGATCCGGTGAAACCGGGGCATACGCAGGACACGGGCGTGGCAGGAACCACAGAATCGGAAGTGGAAGAGGCCTCGGCCCGGAAAGGGCCGGTGGGCTATTCTGCTGGGCATGAGGATCCGGGCAACGTTGCCCCCGGGTCCTTTTGTGCTTTCAGCACGTTGAACGAAGCGGGAACACCGGCATCCCCCGCGGGCCCCAGGGCGCGGGGCCGCGAGGACGCCGGCGGGACCGAGAACGACACCGTACGAAGCAGTACCACGCACGTCCTCGACGGGACCGAGGAGGAACCGACGTGATGGACCAGCGAACCGTGCAGCACCGTCCGACCCGGGCAGGTGGTCGGGCATGAGCTCTCTCCTGCTGCTCACCAACGCCCTGCAGCCGTCCACCGAGGTGCTGCCCGCCCTCGGCCTGCTGCTGCACAACGTCCGGGTGGCCCCGGCCGAGGGACCGGCACTCGTGGACACCCCGGGCGCCGACGTGATCCTCGTGGACGGCCGCCGCGACCTGCCGCAAGTGCGGTCGCTGTGCCAGCTGCTCCGCTCCACCGGGCCGGGCTGCCCGCTGATCCTCGTCGTCACCGAGGGTGGTCTGGCCGCCGTCACCGCCGACTGGGGCATCGACGACGTACTGCTGGACACCGCGGGCCCCGCCGAGGTCGAGGCACGGCTGCGGCTGGCCACCGGCCGGCAGCAGCTGGGCTCGGACGACTCCCCGATGGAGATCCGCAACGGCGACCTGTCGGTCGACGAGGCCACGTACTCGGCGAAGCTGAAGGGCCGGGTCCTGGACCTGACCTTCAAGGAGTTCGAGCTGCTCAAATACCTCGCGCAGCACCCGGGCCGGGTCTTCACCCGCGCGCAGCTGCTCCAGGAGGTCTGGGGCTACGACTACTTCGGCGGCACCCGCACGGTCGACGTGCACGTACGACGGCTGCGCGCGAAACTCGGCCCCGAGCACGAGTCGCTGATCGGCACGGTCCGTAACGTCGGCTACCGGTTCGTGACCCCGGAGAAGGTGGAGCGGGCGGCGGCCGAAGCCGCGGCCCAGGCCGCCGCGAAGGCCGCCGCCCAGGCGTCCGCGCAGGCCTCGGCACAGGCCGCCGCGGCCGTCACCCGGTCGGCCGAAGATCCTGTGAGCATCCACTCGGCAGGACGCCCTGCCCAGAGGTAGGTCACCCCGCGTAGACTCCGGCGTGTGGCCAAGGTGACGCGGGATGACGTGGCGCGACTTGCGGGTACCTCTACCGCCGTCGTGAGCTACGTCATCAACAACGGACCCCGGCCGGTTGCCCCGGCCACGCGCGAGCGTGTCCTCGCCGCGATCAAGGATCTGGGCTACCGCCCGGACCGGGTCGCGCAGGCGATGGCGTCGCGGCGCACCGACCTCATAGGCATGATCGTCCCCGACGCCCGTCAGCCGTTCTTCGCGGAGATGGCGCACGCGGTCGAACAGGCCGCCGCCGACCGCGGAAAGATGGTGCTGGTCGGCAACTCCGACTACCGCACCGAGCGCGAGGTCCACTACCTGCGGGCCTTCCTCGGCATGCGGGTCTCCGGCCTGATCCTGGTCAGCCAGGGCATGAGCGAGCAGGCCGCCTCGGAGATCGAGGCCTGGGACGCCCGGGTGGTGCTGCTGCACGAGCGCCCGGAGGCCATCGACGACGTCGCCGTCATCACGGACGACATCGGCGGGGCCCAGATGGCGACCCGGCACCTGCTGGAACACGGCCACGCGTACGTCGCCTGCATCGGCGGGGTCGAGAACACCCCGTCGGTCGGCGACCCGGTGGCCGACCACGTCGAGGGCTGGCGCCGGGCCATGCTGGAGTCCGGCCGCTCGACCGAAGGGCGCCTCATCGAGGCCCCGTACAACCGCTACGACGCGTACAAGGTCGCCCTGGATGTCCTGGCCCGACCGGACCGCCCGACGGCGATCTTCTGCGCCACGGACGACCAGGCCATCGGCGTGCTCCGGGCCGCGCGCGAGCTGCGCATCGACGTGCCCGGGGAACTGGCCGTGGCCGGCTTCGACGACGTCAAGGAGGCGGCCCTCACGGATCCGCCCCTGACCACCATCGCCTCGGACCGCCCGGCGATGGCCCGCGCGGCCGTGGACCTCGTCCTGGACGACGCCGTGCGGGTGACGGGCTCCCGGCGCGAGCGCCTGAAGCAGTTCCCGTCGGCCCTGGTGATCCGCCGCTCCTGCGGCTGCCGCTAGGCCGTCGGTTCGGCGGGGCGGCGGGGGCTGTTCACTCCACGAAGGCCATCGCCAGGACCGGGAGGAACAGGAAGCCGAGGATGGCCGCGGCGATCGCCGTCCAGGCCAGCAGGACCTTCCCGGCGGCCAGGCAGATCTTGGCGAACGCCTTCAGCGCGCTGAGCACCACTTGCCCACCCCCCTCCTCGACTTGAACGCGTTCAACATACCGGAGGGCGAGGCTCCGGGAAACCGCCCTTATATCGGGCATACGCGGTTCTGTCGGGCTTCTCAGGCCAGACTCAGGAAGCTCTCATGATCGGCCTCCAGAGTCGTAGCCATGACCGAGAGCTTCCGCCGCGAAGGCGAGTACCCCCAGGAACACCGCCCCCAGCCCGCGCCGTTCGGCGAGGACTGGCAGCGGGGACGTGACCGGCTGGCACAGGACACCGCGGCCGCCGCCGGGTCGTACCCGCCGCCGCCCTCCTACCCGCCCGCCGCACCCGGTTGGCACGAGGCGCACCAGCCCCCGGTGATCCAGGGCGAGACGGTCCCACCGGCACCGGTCCCGGCGGCGACAGCAACGAGCGGCTCCGGCGGCTGGGGCACCTGGGGTGCCGCCCCGCACGGGCCCGCCCACGCCGCCTCCCCCGCGCCCCGCGCCAAGAAGCCCGTAGCGCTGCTGGCCGCCGTGGCGCTCGCCGCGGCCGTGGTCGGCGGCGGCACCGCGGCCGCCGTCCAGCAGCTGATGGGCACCCAGAACAGCGCCGGCGGCGGCGTCAACGGCACCAACGTCTCGCAGTCGAGCAACGGCACCGTCTCCGGCGTCGCCGAGCAGGTCAGCCCCTCCGTGGTCCGCATCGACACCCGCACCGCCTCCGGTCAGGGCACCGGCTCCGGCATCGTCGTCACCGCCGACGGCGAGATCGTCACCAACAACCACGTCGTGAACGGCGCCTCCGAGATCGAGGTGACGATGAGCGACGGCAAGAAGTACAAGGCCAAGATCGTCGGCACCGACCCCGACAAGGACCTGGCCCTCATCAAGCTCCAGGGCGCCGGCGGCCTCAAGCCCGCCACCTTCGGCAACTCCGACAACGTCAAGGTCGGCGACCAGGTCGTCGCCATCGGCTCCCCCGACCGCCTCACCGGCACCGTCACCAGCGGCATCGTCTCGGCGCTGAACCGCGACGTCACCGTCGACAAGTCCGAGCAGCGCCAGTCCCCCCAGCAGGGCACCGGCGGCTGGCCGTTCTCCTTCGGCGGTCAGCAGTTCAACGGCAGGACCGGCTCGGACACCGCCACCTACAAGGCCATCCAGACGGACGCCTCCCTCAACCCCGGCAACTCCGGCGGCGCCCTCGTCAACATGAACGGCGAGATCGTCGGCATGCCCTCCGCGATCTACTCCCCCGCCAGTGACAGCTCCGCCGCCGGCAGCGTCGGCCTCGGCTTCGCCATCCCGGTCAACACGATCAAGGCCGACCTGGACTCCCTCCGCAAGGGCGGCCCCGGTGGCAACGGCTCCTCCGACACCGGCGGCTCCGCCACCAACGGCTACGGCACCTCGTACTAGTCCGTCGTGCAAGGCTGGGAATCCGCCCGCACCGAACACCACCACCAGGGGGACCGGCCATGAATGCCGAAGGCGAAGCGTCACGGATCCTCGTCGTCGACGACGAGCCCGCCGTACGCGAGGCCCTGCGCCGCAGCCTCGCCTTCGAGGGATACGCCGTGCAGACCGCCGTCGACGGGCTCGACGCCCTCGACAAGGCGGCCTCGTACGCCCCCGAGCTGATCGTCCTGGACATCCAGATGCCCCGCATGGACGGTCTGACCGCGGCCCGCCGGCTGCGCTCCTCCGGCAGCGTCACCCCGATCCTGATGCTCACCGCCCGGGACACCGTCGGCGACCGCGTCACCGGCCTCGACGCGGGCGCCGACGACTACCTCGTCAAGCCGTTCGAGCTCGACGAGCTCTTCGCCCGCGTCCGCGCCCTGCTGCGCCGCAGCTCGTACGCCGCCCCGCGCCCCGGCGCGGCGGAGCCCGAGGACGCGCTGACCTTCGGCGACCTGCGCATGGACCTCGCGACCCGCGAGGTCACCCGGGGCGGGCGCCCGGTGGAGCTGACGCGTACGGAATTCACGCTGCTGGAGATGTTCCTGGCCCACCCGCGCCAGGTCCTGACCCGCGAGCAGATCCTCAAGACCGTCTGGGGCTTCGACTTCGAACCCAGCTCCAACTCCCTGGACGTGTACGTGATGTACCTGCGCCGCAAGACCGAGGCCGGCGGCGAAGCCCGCGTGGTCCACACCGTGCGCGGCGTGGGCTACGTACTGCGCGCCGGCGAGAGCGGGCCCGAGTGAGCCGGTTCGACCCGGCCGCCCGGTTCCGCGCCCTCCCGCTGCGCTCGCGCCTGGCGCTGCTGGTCACGGTGGCGGTCGCACTCGCCGTCGCCGCCGTCGCCGCCGTGTCCTGGGTGATGGTGCGGGCCCAGTTGAACGACCAGTTGAACCGGTCGCTGATGGCGACGAACCCGACCGACCAGGTGCTGCGCACCCTTCGGGAGGGCTGCGCGCTCCCCGCCCAGACGCAGCCGGACATCGCCGGAAACCTGAACGCGACGGTCCAGATCGTCACCGCCGACGGCAAGCACTGCCGGGTGAGCGGGCGGACCGACCTCCCGGTCACCGAGACCGACAAGGACATCGCCGCCGGCCGCCAGGCCAAGGCCCTTTACGACTCGAGCACGGCCGACGGCGTCGACATGCGCGTCTACACCTTCACCGCTCAGACCCAGCCCGGCGCCCCGATCTTCGCGATTTCCGTGGCGAAGCCGCTGGCCGACATCGAGAAGCCCCTCTCCACCCTGGCCTGGGTCCTGCTCCTCGTCTCCGGCATCGGAGTCGTCGGCGCGGGCGCCGCCGGTCTGTGGGTGGCCCGTACCGGGCTGCGGCCCGTCGACGAACTCACCGACGCCGTCGAGCACATCGCCCGTACCGAGGACCTCACCGTCCGCATCCCCGACGAGGGCGAAGACGAGATCGCCCGCCTCTCGCGGTCCTTCAACTCGATGACGGCCGCCCTCGCCTCCTCCCAGGAGCGGCAGGCCCAGCTGATCGCGGACGCCGGGCACGAGCTGCGCACCCCGCTCACCTCGCTCCGTACGAACATCGAGCTCCTCGCGCGGAGCGAGGAGACCGGCCGGGCCATCCCGCCCGAGGACCGCAAGGAGCTTCTCGCCTCGGTCAAGGCGCAGATGACGGAACTCGCCGCGCTGATCGGGGACCTCCAGGAGCTGTCCCGGCCGGACGCGGCCTCGCCGGGGCCGCTCCAGGTGGTGGCCCTGCACGAGATCGCCGGAGCCGCGCTGTCCCGGGCCCGGCTGCGCGGTCCGGAGCTGACCTTCACCTCGGACCTGCGGCCCTGGTACGTCCGGGGCGAGGCGGCCGCGCTGGAGCGGGCGATGGTCAACGTCCTGGACAACGCGGTGAAGTTCAGCCCGCCGGGCGGCGCGGTCGAGGTGTCCCTGCGGGCCGGCGCGCTGACCGTACGGGACCACGGGCCCGGCATCCCGGACGAGGACCTCCCGCACGTCTTCGAGCGGTTCTGGCGCTCCCCGTCGGCCCGCGCCCTGCCCGGGAGCGGGCTCGGCCTGTCGATCGTGGCCCGTACGGCGGCCCGGGCGGGCGGCAGTGCCGAGCTGCGGGCGGCGGCCGACGGCGGCCCGGGCACGGAGGCGGTGCTCCGCATCCCGGGGGCACCCACGCCACCGCCCTCGGATCCGTCAGTTGTGCCGGATCAGTGAGGCGACCAGGCCGGACCGGGTGTTCGGGAAGTCCATCGGGACGATCCCGAGCCCGGTGCGGCCCGCCATCTCCCCGCCGTCGACGAAGGCGTGCACCTGGGGGTTGAGGCGGTCGGAGTTCCACCGCGGCGGCATGTAGGCCGAGGTGCTCGTGTAGTTCACGAAGAGCCTGCCGGGCTGCTGGACGGCCTTGCGGAAGTGGTTCTCGATCTTGCCGCGCTTGGCGAAGGGCTCGGCGTTCCAGTCGTCCTGGATGTCGAAGACGTTCCCGTCCCCGTACCGCAGGCCCGGCAGTCCGCCGTTGTCGGCGAGCAGGACCACCTTCCCGCGGGCCTGTCCGAGGTTCGGCAGCGCGTCGGCGATCCGGAAGAGCGGGCGCCAGCCGCGGTGGTCGAGGTAGTCGTCGAAGACAGCGCGGAACGTCGCGTCGCTGTCCGTCGAGTACTCCTGCTTGAGCCGCATCAGGACGGTCTCCCTGGGGTGCGCGGCGAGGAAGTTCGCGCAGGCGACGAGGACGTCCCCGAACATCAGGCCCTGGTAGAAGGAGCCGTGGTGGATGGCGAAGGAGCCGCCCGTCACCCGGCAGCGGACGTCGAGGAAGCGGATGCCGGAGTCGAGCTGCTCGGCGATCGAGGTGTTCTGGCAGGCCACGTAGAGCCCGCCCTGGCGGGCGCCGGAGTCGTGCGTGCCGGGGATGGTCATCCGCTGGAGGGCGGTGGAGTCGGGCAGGCCCGTCATCCAGTCCTGGGTGCCGAGTGCCGCCGCGGCGGCGGGTGGTGCGCCGAGCCCGATCGCGGCGCCGGCCGCCATCGCTCCGACCAGAAAAGCCCGCCGGTCCAGTCCGCTGCCCATGCCCGCCCCTTTGCCGACCCAGTGGTGGGCAGATTATGGCGTGCGCACGTCAATCCTGCTACCCATGAGTACCTCGGCGTCCACCCGGGCCGCGCCTACCCCTCCAGCAACTCGACCATGGTGCGCAGCCCTTGGGCGAGCTCCGGCCCCGTCGGCGCCTGCTCCGGGTCGGTCAGGGACTGCACCATCACCCCGGTCAGCAGCGCGATGTGCAGCGACCCCAGGGCCCGTACGTCCCCCTCCGCGACGGCGTCCTCGGACACCCCGCGCAGTTGCGCGGCCACCATGCGCCGGGAGCGGCGCTGCCCCTCGGCCAGGGCGGCGAGCAGTTCGGGCGAGGACTGCGCGTGCACGAAGGCCTCGACGTTGGCGAGCCACAGCCAGCGCGTGTCACCGAAGTCCCGGATCTTGCGGTCCCACGTGTCGGCGTACCGCGCCTCGGCGGTTTCCCCCTGCCCGGTGAGCCGGCCGGAGCCCGCCGCCCACTCGTCCATGGCCGCGAAGAGCGCCTGGTTCAGCAGCGCCTCGCGGGACCCGAAGTGGTAGCCGATCGCGGCCATGCTCACCTGCGAGGCCGTGGCGATATCGCGCACGGTCGTCCGCAGATAGCCCTTCTCCTCCAGGCAGCGCCGGGCTCCGGCCAGCAGGTCCTCGCGATTTCCCATGCCGGGATCGTATCCGCGCCTCGATTTGGGCAAGCGCCCTAGACGTGCGTATTGCGCGCTTGCCCAAATCCTGGCAGGCTTCACCCATCGGAAGATCCACGGTCCTACGGAGGCAAAGCCATGCGCCACGAGCTGAAGATCGACGACCGCACCCTGTCCTACCTGGACTTCGGCGGCCCCGGCCGCCCGCTGCTCGCCCTGCACGGAGGCATGTCCGAAGGGGCCGCCTTCACCGGACTCGCCGCGGTCCTCGGCGACGAATGGCGGGTCATCGCCCCCGACCAGCGCGGCCACGGCGACTCCGACCGGGCTCCCGACCACAGCCGCGAGGGGTACGTCGCCGACGCCGTCGCCCTGCTCGACCACCTCGGCATCCAGACCCCGGTGGCCGTCCTCGGCTACAGCCTCGGCGGGCTCAACGCCGTCCACCTGGCCGCCGCCCACCCGCACCGGGTCGGCGCCCTCATCGACGTGGACGCCACCGTGACGGTCCACCCCGCGCGATCCGACTGGTTCGGCTTCCTCCGCGGCATGCGCTACACCGCGCCCACCACCGAGGAGCTGCTGGCCGCCGCCGGACCGGTGGGCGCCCAGTTCGTCGCGCAGGCGCTGCGGCCGCTCCCCGGGGGGTCGGGCTGGCGGCTGCCGTTCCACCCGCAGGACCAGCTCGACTCGATCGAAGCCTGCCGCGGCGACCACTGGGACGCCTGGCTCGCGAGCGACTGCCCGGCGCTGCTCGTCCACGGCACCCGCAGCGAGGCACTCCCGCAGGAGGTGGCCGACGAGATGGTCTCCCGGCGGCCCGGGACCTCGTACGCACCCCTGGACGGCGACCACTTCGTGCCCTTCCAGGACCCGCAGGGGTTCCACGAGGCGGTCCGGAAGTTCCTGGCCGGCCTTTAGCCCTCCGACACTTCTCCGAACTTCTCCGACCGGGTGAGGAAAACCGGCCGCGTCCACACCGATGAGTTCCGCCCGCCCCGGCAGTCTCATTGGTTGTCGACGTCGGCAACCCAGGAGGAAGCACGTGAGTCAGCTACTGAGGGTCCAGAACTTCAACGTCTCCAGCGACGGATTCGGGGCCGGCGAGGGCCAGAGCCTGGAGAAGCCGTTCGGCCACGCCGATCCCGGGGAGCTGTTCGCCTGGGCGGGCGCCACGGCGAGCTGGCCCAACCGCACCGACCCCGGGGGCAGCCGCGGCCTCGACGACTACTTGACGCGGGACTTCGGCAACAACATCGGTGCCGAGATCATGGGCCGCAACAAGTTCGGCCCGCAGCGCGGGCCCTGGCAGGACCACGAATGGCTCGGCTGGTGGGGCGAGGAGCCCCCCTTCCACACCCCGGTGTTCGTCATGACCCACCACGTGCGCCCCTCGTTCACGCTGTCCGACACCACCTTCCACTTCGTCGACGCCGACCCGGCCACCGTCCTCGAAGAGGCGCGGAAGGCGGCAGAGGGCAAGGACGTCCGGCTCGGCGGCGGGGCCACCACCATCCGCGAGTTCCTCGACGCCGACCTCGTCGACACCCTGCACGTGGCGGTCTCGCCGGTACGGATCGGATCCGGGGCGCGTCTCTGGGAGTCACCCGACGAGCTGCTCGACCGCTTCCACCGCGATGTCGTGCCCAGCCCGAGCGGCGTGACGCACCACCTGTTCTGGAGGAAGTGAGAACGCCGGAGGGGCGGCGGGCCGACGGGCCCACCGCCCCTCCGGGCGCGCTGAAAGCGAGTACTGCCGGTACAACCGAGCGGTCCTACTTGACGACGGTGATCCGGTCCGCCGCCGGCGGGGCGATCGGGGCCGCGGCCGTCGACTTCATCAGGTAGGCGTTGAAGCAGTCCAGGTCGGACGGGCCGACCAGCTTGTTCTTGTGCTCCTTCAGAACGGTGAAGCCGTCACCGCCGCCCGCGAGGAACTCGTTCATCGCGACCCGGTAGGTCTTGGCGGGGTCGATCGCCGCGCCGTTCAGCTTGACCGAGTCCACGACGATGCGGTCCGCGCCGGTCTTCGTCATGTCGAGGGTGTACGTGAAGCCCTTCGACACCTGCAGGATCTTCGGGTTGACCCCGTTGACCGGGCCGGTGACCTGCTGCTGGAGCGCGGTGATCAGCTGCGCGCCGGTCAGGTCGACGATGTTCATCATGTTGTTGAACGGCTGGACCGTGTAGGACTCGCCGTACGTCACCACGCCGTCGCCCTCGTCGCCCGCCGCCTTGTAGGCGAGGTCGGCGCGGATGCCGCCCGGGTTCATGATGGCCAGCTGCGCGCCGCCCTTGTCGGCCGGGGCCAGGGCCTCCAGCTGCGCGTCGGCGATCAGGTCACCCAGCGGCTTCTCCGGCGCCTCCGAGCCGCGGCCCGGGATGTCGGCGGAGATGAAGCCCTGCGGGCGGTTGGCGATCGGCGCCGCCAGCGCCTTCCAGCGGTCGACCAGCTCGGTCATGTCCGGGGCCTTGGGCTGGTCCCGGGTGACGACCTTGTTGACCGGCTTGGGCGCGGTGACCGGGGTGCGGACGATGTCCTTGGTCGCGCGGTCGTAAGTGAGGGTGGTGTCCGTGAACAGCCGGCCGTAGGAGGCGGCGGAGGTCACCATGCGCGGGTTGCCCGCCGGGTCCGGGATGTTGCAGGCGTAGGCCTGGTGCGTGTGGCCCGTCACCAGGGCGTCGACCTTGACATCCACGTTCTTGGCGATGTCCACGATCGCGCCCGAGACACCGGCGCCGGCGCCCGGGACGTCGCAGTCGTAGTTGTAGGCGCCGCTCGCGGGCAGACCGCCCTCGTGGATCAGCGCGACGATCGACTTCACGCCCTGCTTGTTCAGCTCGGCGGCGTACTTGTTGATCGTCTCGACCTCGTCGCCGAACTTCAGGCCCTTGACGCCCTCGGCGGTGACGACGTCCGGAGTGCCCTCCAGGGTGACGCCGATGAAGCCGATCTTCACGTCCCCCTTCTTCCAGATGAAGGTGGGGTTCATCATCGGACGCTTGGTCTTCTCGTCCGTGACGTTGGCGGCGAGGAACTTGAACTCGGAGCCCGTGAACTCCTTGCCGTACTCGTAACAGCCCTCGACCGGGTGGCAGCCGCCGTACGCCATGCGGCGCAGCTCGGCCCTGCCCTCGTCGAACTCGTGGTTGCCGACGCTGGTGACGTCCAGGTCGAGCTTGTTGAGCGCCTCGATGGTCGGCTCGTCGTGGAAGATGCCCGACAGCATCGGGCTGCCGCCGATCATGTCACCGGCCGCGGCCGTGACGGAGTACTCGCGGCCCTTGCGGGCCTCGCGCAGGCTGGTCGCGAGGAACTCGACCCCGCCCGCGGGTATGGCTTTGGTGGTGCCGTCGGCCTGACGCTCGCTCACGTTGCCGGAGGAGCCCTGCGGGGGCTCCAGCGTGCCGTGGAAGTCGTTGAACGACAGCAGCTGCACGTCGACGGTGCGGGCCTTGGCGGACGCACCGCCACCACTCGCGGCTCCGGCCGGAAGTGCGGCGGCGACCAGAGCTCCGGCCCCGGCGGTGACGGCGAGGGCGGAGAGGGTCAACCGGCGGGCTCGGCGGTGCCGTTGTGGCGTCGCTGACATTTAATCCCCTTTGTGGACAGCGATACTGCTTGGGAGGTCCGCCGAAGCCTATGGTCAACGCGCGTAGCACGACAGGGGGGAACGGGTATCGAGCTGGTTACGCGCAGAAGACGGGCCCACCTCGCGCCCACACTCCGCCGCCCGCCCCCCGCGGTCGTAGGCTCGTGTCATGACTGACGCAGCAGCGGCCCTGGAGCCGGGACGGCAGATTGAGACCCTCGAAGAGCTGACGGAGGAACAGGCCGAATCCGTCCTCGCCCTGATCGAGGACGCGGCCCGGACCGACGGCACCACCGCCGTGTCCGAACAGGGCCGGCTCCAGCTGCGCGGCGGCCCGCGCGAGGGGATCCGGCACTTCCTGCTCACCGAGGGCGGGCGGCTCGCCGGATACGGGCAACTGGAGGACACCGACCCGGTGGAGGCCCCGGCCGCCGAGCTCGTCGTCCACCCGGCGCTGCGCGGCCGCGGCCACGGGCGGGCCCTGGGCTCGGCCCTGCTGGCCGCGTCCGGCAAGCGGATCCGGGTGTGGGCGCACGGCGGCAAGTCGGCCGCCCGGCACCTCGCACAGGTGCTCGGGCTGACCCTCTTCCGTGAACTGCGCCAGCTGCGCCGCCCCCTGGCCGAGGGCGACCCGCTGCCCGAGCCGGTCCTCCCGCCCGGGGTGACGGTCCGCACCTTCGTGCCCGGCTCCGACGACACCGCCTGGCTCGCGGCGAACGCGGCCGCCTTCGCCCACCACCCGGAGCAGGGCGCACTGACCCAGCGGGACCTGAACGACCGGATCGCGCAGCCCTGGTTCGACCCGGAGGGCTTCT
This genomic window from Streptomyces sp. NBC_01351 contains:
- the mshD gene encoding mycothiol synthase; this translates as MTDAAAALEPGRQIETLEELTEEQAESVLALIEDAARTDGTTAVSEQGRLQLRGGPREGIRHFLLTEGGRLAGYGQLEDTDPVEAPAAELVVHPALRGRGHGRALGSALLAASGKRIRVWAHGGKSAARHLAQVLGLTLFRELRQLRRPLAEGDPLPEPVLPPGVTVRTFVPGSDDTAWLAANAAAFAHHPEQGALTQRDLNDRIAQPWFDPEGFFLAEREGELVGFHWTKVHAKDALGEVYVLGVRPGAQGGGLGKALTAIGLRHLAAQGLPTAMLYVDADNPAALRVYEGLGFTTHEVDLMYRTES
- a CDS encoding bifunctional metallophosphatase/5'-nucleotidase, which codes for MSATPQRHRRARRLTLSALAVTAGAGALVAAALPAGAASGGGASAKARTVDVQLLSFNDFHGTLEPPQGSSGNVSERQADGTTKAIPAGGVEFLATSLREARKGREYSVTAAAGDMIGGSPMLSGIFHDEPTIEALNKLDLDVTSVGNHEFDEGRAELRRMAYGGCHPVEGCYEYGKEFTGSEFKFLAANVTDEKTKRPMMNPTFIWKKGDVKIGFIGVTLEGTPDVVTAEGVKGLKFGDEVETINKYAAELNKQGVKSIVALIHEGGLPASGAYNYDCDVPGAGAGVSGAIVDIAKNVDVKVDALVTGHTHQAYACNIPDPAGNPRMVTSAASYGRLFTDTTLTYDRATKDIVRTPVTAPKPVNKVVTRDQPKAPDMTELVDRWKALAAPIANRPQGFISADIPGRGSEAPEKPLGDLIADAQLEALAPADKGGAQLAIMNPGGIRADLAYKAAGDEGDGVVTYGESYTVQPFNNMMNIVDLTGAQLITALQQQVTGPVNGVNPKILQVSKGFTYTLDMTKTGADRIVVDSVKLNGAAIDPAKTYRVAMNEFLAGGGDGFTVLKEHKNKLVGPSDLDCFNAYLMKSTAAAPIAPPAADRITVVK